Proteins encoded in a region of the Streptomyces sp. NBC_00310 genome:
- a CDS encoding 3-hydroxyacyl-CoA dehydrogenase family protein — protein sequence MSSAATAPAVVGVIGGGRMGAGIAQSFAAAGSRVVVVERDGATAAAALERIATGLRRAAERGTLAGSSDLDLPDRVIAVSSVAELPDDADLVVEAVPENAGLKAEVLAAAEHVVPDGCVLASNTSSLSVTELAAALRRPGRFLGMHFFNPVPVSDLVELVLAPGTDATALDAAVRWTHALGKEDVVVKDSPGFASSRLGLALGLEAIRMVEEGVADPEAIDTAMRLGYRHPMGPLRLTDVVGLDVRLAIAEHLHTTLGERFAPPRLLREKVARGELGRKTGQGFYPW from the coding sequence ATGAGCTCGGCAGCAACAGCGCCCGCCGTGGTGGGGGTGATCGGCGGGGGGCGTATGGGCGCGGGTATCGCCCAGTCGTTCGCGGCCGCCGGGTCGCGGGTGGTCGTCGTGGAACGCGACGGCGCCACGGCGGCCGCCGCTCTGGAGCGGATCGCCACAGGGCTTCGGCGGGCAGCCGAGCGCGGAACGCTCGCCGGGTCCTCGGACCTCGACCTGCCGGACCGGGTGATCGCCGTGTCGTCGGTCGCCGAACTGCCCGACGACGCGGATCTCGTCGTCGAGGCGGTCCCCGAGAACGCCGGGCTCAAGGCAGAGGTGCTCGCCGCCGCCGAGCACGTCGTGCCGGACGGATGTGTGCTGGCCAGCAACACCAGCTCCCTGTCCGTCACCGAGCTCGCGGCGGCTCTGCGGCGTCCCGGGCGTTTCCTGGGGATGCACTTCTTCAACCCCGTACCCGTGTCCGACCTCGTGGAACTGGTCCTGGCCCCGGGCACCGACGCGACGGCCCTCGACGCGGCGGTCCGCTGGACGCACGCCCTCGGCAAAGAGGACGTCGTCGTCAAGGACTCCCCCGGCTTCGCCAGCAGCCGCCTCGGCCTCGCCCTCGGACTGGAGGCGATCCGCATGGTCGAGGAAGGGGTCGCCGACCCGGAGGCCATCGACACGGCCATGCGCCTCGGCTACCGGCACCCGATGGGACCGCTGCGGCTGACCGACGTGGTGGGACTCGACGTACGGCTCGCCATCGCGGAGCACCTGCACACGACGCTCGGCGAACGCTTCGCGCCGCCCCGGCTGCTGCGGGAGAAGGTCGCCCGCGGTGAGCTGGGCCGCAAGACCGGTCAGGGGTTCTACCCATGGTGA
- a CDS encoding enoyl-CoA hydratase/isomerase family protein: MVNDDTALGADRPHGVTYEVTDGVAVLELCGAASGNALDAHLRGALLLAARRLTTDTARGVRAALLTARGKHFCVGQDLQEHARLLSAAPTRAFANIPNDYNPLVKELDALSVPLVVAVEGACVGAGLGIALCADVRVAGEGARFATAFGGLGLASDSGVARALVRRLGPSRTGGLMLLGDRFSARDAEDWGLVHRVVPDGRAAAEGLALARRLADGPTAAYRETKALLRSASASTLPAALEREAVVQRRLGATDDHHEAVRAFLARRAPVFRGH, encoded by the coding sequence ATGGTGAACGACGACACGGCCCTGGGGGCGGACCGCCCGCACGGGGTGACGTACGAGGTCACCGACGGAGTCGCGGTCCTCGAACTGTGCGGTGCCGCGAGCGGCAACGCGCTCGACGCGCACCTGCGCGGCGCGCTCCTGCTGGCCGCGCGGCGCCTGACGACGGACACCGCACGCGGTGTCCGGGCGGCCCTGCTCACCGCGCGGGGCAAGCACTTCTGCGTCGGGCAGGACCTCCAGGAACACGCCCGGCTGCTCTCCGCCGCGCCGACCCGGGCGTTCGCGAACATCCCCAACGACTACAACCCGCTGGTGAAGGAGCTCGACGCGCTGTCCGTGCCGCTCGTCGTGGCCGTCGAGGGCGCCTGCGTCGGGGCCGGTCTCGGCATCGCGCTCTGCGCCGACGTGCGGGTCGCCGGCGAGGGAGCCCGGTTCGCGACCGCCTTCGGCGGCCTCGGGCTGGCCTCCGACTCCGGGGTGGCCCGCGCCCTGGTCCGCCGGCTCGGCCCGTCCCGGACCGGCGGACTCATGCTGCTGGGCGACCGTTTCTCGGCGCGGGACGCCGAGGACTGGGGGCTGGTGCACCGTGTCGTACCGGACGGCCGGGCCGCCGCCGAAGGACTCGCCCTCGCCCGTCGTCTCGCCGACGGCCCCACCGCCGCGTACCGGGAGACCAAGGCGCTGCTGCGGTCCGCGTCCGCCTCGACGCTGCCCGCCGCCCTGGAGCGCGAGGCCGTCGTGCAACGCCGGCTCGGCGCCACCGACGACCACCACGAGGCCGTCCGCGCCTTCCTGGCACGCCGCGCCCCGGTCTTCCGCGGTCACTGA
- the paaA gene encoding 1,2-phenylacetyl-CoA epoxidase subunit PaaA, translating to MDNPDSAASGPYDPEAAFEDTIARDQRVEPRDWMPDAYRATLVRQIAQHAHSEIIGMQPEGEWITKAPSLRRKAILFAKVQDEAGHGLYLYSAAETLGADRADLTRRLIDGRQKYSSIFNYPTRTFADVGVVGWFVDGAAICNQVPLCRTSYGPYGRAMVRVCKEESFHQRQGYELLLTMMRGTDAQRAMVQDAVDRWWWPSLMMFGPPDDDSPNSARSMAWKIKRHSNDQLRQRFVDMTVPQAEKLGVTLPDPELRWNEERAHHDFGTPDWDELKRVVAGDGPCNAERIARRRAAHEEGAWVREAATAYAAKQQAGRAREGAAA from the coding sequence ATGGACAACCCCGACTCGGCGGCCTCGGGGCCGTACGACCCCGAGGCCGCCTTCGAGGACACCATCGCCCGGGACCAGCGCGTCGAACCCAGGGACTGGATGCCCGACGCCTACCGCGCCACACTCGTCCGGCAGATCGCGCAGCACGCGCACTCGGAGATCATCGGCATGCAGCCGGAGGGCGAGTGGATCACCAAGGCGCCCTCGCTGCGCCGCAAGGCGATCCTCTTCGCGAAGGTCCAGGACGAGGCGGGCCACGGCCTCTACCTCTACTCCGCGGCCGAGACGCTCGGCGCCGACCGCGCGGACCTGACCCGGCGCCTGATCGACGGCCGCCAGAAGTACTCCTCGATCTTCAACTACCCCACCCGCACCTTCGCCGACGTGGGCGTCGTCGGCTGGTTCGTGGACGGTGCGGCGATCTGCAACCAGGTCCCGCTGTGCCGCACCTCGTACGGCCCGTACGGACGCGCCATGGTGCGCGTCTGCAAGGAGGAGTCCTTCCACCAACGGCAGGGCTACGAACTGCTCCTGACCATGATGCGCGGCACCGACGCACAGCGGGCCATGGTGCAGGACGCCGTGGACCGCTGGTGGTGGCCGTCCCTGATGATGTTCGGCCCGCCCGACGACGACTCCCCCAACTCGGCCCGGTCCATGGCCTGGAAGATCAAGCGGCACAGCAACGACCAACTGCGGCAGCGGTTCGTCGACATGACCGTGCCGCAGGCCGAGAAGCTCGGCGTGACGCTCCCCGACCCGGAGCTGCGGTGGAACGAGGAGCGCGCCCACCACGACTTCGGCACCCCCGACTGGGACGAGCTGAAGCGGGTCGTCGCCGGCGACGGGCCGTGCAACGCCGAGCGGATCGCCCGCCGTCGGGCCGCCCACGAGGAGGGCGCCTGGGTCAGGGAGGCCGCCACCGCGTACGCCGCCAAGCAGCAGGCCGGTCGCGCGCGGGAAGGAGCGGCGGCGTGA
- the paaB gene encoding 1,2-phenylacetyl-CoA epoxidase subunit PaaB has protein sequence MSATSRTGWPLYEVFVRGKRGLNHVHVGSLRAADDEMALRHARDLYTRRNEGVSIWAVRSDTITASAPDEKDPFFAPSGDKVYRHPTFYDIPDDVPHI, from the coding sequence GTGAGCGCCACGAGCAGGACCGGGTGGCCGCTGTACGAGGTGTTCGTCCGCGGCAAGCGCGGGCTCAACCACGTCCATGTCGGCTCCCTGCGCGCCGCCGACGACGAGATGGCCCTCCGCCACGCCCGTGACCTCTACACCCGGCGCAACGAGGGGGTGAGCATCTGGGCCGTGCGCTCGGACACCATCACCGCCTCCGCACCCGACGAGAAGGACCCCTTCTTCGCGCCCAGCGGCGACAAGGTCTACCGGCACCCCACGTTCTACGACATCCCCGACGACGTCCCCCACATCTAG
- the paaC gene encoding 1,2-phenylacetyl-CoA epoxidase subunit PaaC → MTDEDLYVDGDSARWAFGTGFTDPLHGVDQAVPEGVDAEELAACCLALGDDALVSAQRLAEWCTRAPELEEELALANIGLDLLGQARLLYARAGGADGTGRGEDAYAYFRDPEDFRNVRLAELPGGDFAFTVVRLLVLSVWRLAVCEALVAAPDPVLSAIAAKSVKELAYHRRYAAEWTVRLGGGTAESAGRLRAAWGELATWVDELLTDRTAERLGADPAAVAERTRPELFHVLAEAGLNRPGDVSPLDTPASPVPGSGRNGEHTPHLAPLLAELQSVARAHPDASW, encoded by the coding sequence ATGACCGACGAGGACCTGTACGTCGACGGCGACAGCGCGCGCTGGGCGTTCGGCACCGGGTTCACCGACCCGCTGCACGGCGTCGACCAGGCGGTGCCCGAGGGCGTCGACGCCGAAGAGCTGGCCGCCTGCTGTCTGGCGCTCGGCGACGACGCCCTGGTGTCCGCGCAGCGACTGGCCGAATGGTGCACCCGCGCCCCGGAGTTGGAGGAGGAGCTGGCGCTGGCCAACATCGGCCTCGACCTCCTCGGGCAGGCCCGCCTGCTGTACGCCAGAGCCGGTGGGGCCGACGGCACCGGGCGTGGCGAGGACGCGTACGCCTACTTCCGCGACCCGGAGGACTTCCGCAACGTCCGCCTCGCCGAACTCCCGGGCGGCGACTTCGCGTTCACCGTCGTCCGCCTGCTGGTGCTGTCGGTCTGGAGGCTGGCCGTGTGCGAGGCGCTCGTCGCGGCCCCCGATCCGGTGCTGTCCGCGATCGCCGCGAAGAGCGTCAAGGAGCTGGCGTACCACCGCCGTTACGCCGCCGAGTGGACGGTACGGCTCGGCGGCGGCACCGCCGAGTCCGCCGGACGGCTACGGGCCGCGTGGGGCGAACTCGCCACCTGGGTGGACGAGTTGCTGACGGACCGCACGGCGGAGCGTCTTGGTGCGGATCCGGCCGCCGTGGCCGAGCGGACTCGGCCGGAGCTGTTCCACGTGCTGGCCGAGGCCGGCCTGAACCGGCCCGGCGACGTGTCCCCGCTCGACACACCGGCGTCCCCGGTGCCGGGCTCCGGCAGGAACGGCGAGCACACGCCGCATCTGGCACCGCTCCTGGCCGAACTGCAGAGCGTCGCCCGCGCGCACCCGGACGCGTCGTGGTGA
- the paaD gene encoding 1,2-phenylacetyl-CoA epoxidase subunit PaaD, with protein sequence MERAERAWRIAAEVPDPELPMLTLAALGVLHGVEVTPDGTVVARLTPTYAGCPAVAEMRAEVATRLRAAGFADVRVVTVLDPPWTTDRITDEGRRRLTEHGIAPPGPRRTPGPAAGRTWLSLTTAPAAQAQVPYQELPLDPDPGQEPPAVACPRCASADTEELSHFAATACTALRRCRTCLEPFPHVKDLP encoded by the coding sequence GTGGAACGGGCGGAGCGGGCGTGGCGGATCGCCGCCGAGGTCCCCGATCCCGAGCTGCCGATGCTGACGCTCGCCGCTCTCGGGGTGCTGCACGGCGTCGAGGTGACACCGGACGGAACCGTCGTCGCACGGCTCACCCCGACGTACGCGGGCTGCCCCGCCGTGGCCGAGATGCGCGCCGAGGTGGCCACCCGACTGCGGGCCGCCGGCTTCGCCGACGTCCGGGTGGTCACGGTGCTCGACCCGCCGTGGACCACCGACCGGATCACCGACGAGGGCCGGCGCAGACTGACGGAGCACGGCATCGCGCCGCCGGGCCCTCGGCGCACGCCCGGTCCGGCGGCGGGCCGGACATGGCTGAGTCTGACGACCGCACCGGCCGCCCAAGCCCAAGTCCCTTACCAGGAGCTGCCCTTGGACCCGGATCCGGGCCAGGAGCCGCCCGCCGTTGCCTGCCCGCGCTGTGCCTCGGCCGACACGGAGGAGCTCTCACACTTCGCCGCCACCGCCTGCACGGCGCTTCGGCGCTGCCGCACCTGCCTGGAGCCGTTCCCCCACGTCAAGGACCTGCCATGA
- the paaE gene encoding 1,2-phenylacetyl-CoA epoxidase subunit PaaE → MTVPAVPSPVRSRRRPAFHALRVAAVEPLCADAAALTLEIPDRLADEFAFRPGQCLTVRREIDGRDERRSYSICSPAGTAPRIGVRVVSGGLFSSWLVHGVSPGDTLHVMPPAGAFTPDLTGTGGGLGHQVLVAAGSGITPMLSIAASVLAADDDARVTLLYGNRRTRTVMFADELADLKDRYPARFQLAHVLSREPREAELLSGRLDTERLTALLDALLDVREVTHWWLCGPHGMVRDARALLTGLGVPADRVHQELFHADEEPPTTPTVDRDDATDRGPTSEVTVVLDGRATTFTAPRDRSVLDGAQQARPDLPFACKGGVCGTCRALVTDGTADMRRNYALEPAEVAAGYVLTCQTYTGSATLTVDFDS, encoded by the coding sequence ATGACCGTTCCCGCCGTTCCCTCCCCCGTTCGGTCCCGCCGCCGTCCGGCGTTCCACGCGCTGCGCGTGGCAGCCGTGGAACCGCTGTGCGCCGACGCCGCGGCCCTCACTTTGGAGATCCCCGACCGTCTGGCCGACGAGTTCGCGTTCCGGCCCGGTCAGTGCCTCACCGTGCGCCGTGAGATCGACGGTCGCGACGAGCGGCGCTCGTACTCGATCTGCTCGCCGGCCGGTACGGCGCCGCGCATCGGCGTGCGCGTGGTCTCGGGCGGGTTGTTCTCCTCCTGGCTCGTGCACGGCGTGAGTCCCGGGGACACCCTTCACGTCATGCCTCCGGCCGGTGCGTTCACCCCGGATCTGACCGGTACCGGCGGCGGCCTCGGCCACCAGGTACTCGTCGCCGCCGGGTCCGGCATCACGCCGATGCTGTCCATCGCCGCGTCCGTCCTCGCCGCGGACGACGACGCGCGCGTCACGCTCCTGTACGGCAACCGGCGCACCCGCACGGTGATGTTCGCGGACGAACTCGCCGACCTCAAGGACCGTTACCCGGCCCGGTTCCAGCTGGCCCACGTCCTGTCCCGCGAGCCGCGCGAGGCCGAGTTGCTCTCCGGCCGTCTCGACACCGAGCGGCTCACCGCGCTGCTGGACGCCCTCCTCGATGTCCGGGAGGTCACCCACTGGTGGCTGTGCGGCCCGCACGGCATGGTGCGCGACGCCCGCGCGCTCCTCACCGGACTCGGGGTCCCGGCGGACCGCGTCCACCAGGAACTGTTCCACGCGGACGAGGAACCGCCCACGACACCCACCGTCGACCGCGACGACGCCACCGACCGTGGGCCGACGAGCGAGGTCACCGTGGTCCTCGACGGGCGGGCGACCACGTTCACCGCGCCTCGCGACCGCAGCGTCCTTGACGGCGCCCAACAGGCCCGCCCCGACCTGCCGTTCGCATGCAAGGGCGGCGTCTGCGGCACCTGCCGTGCCCTGGTCACCGACGGCACCGCCGACATGCGCCGCAACTACGCGCTGGAACCGGCGGAGGTCGCCGCGGGCTACGTCCTCACCTGCCAGACCTACACCGGCTCCGCCACACTCACCGTCGACTTCGACAGTTGA
- a CDS encoding alpha/beta fold hydrolase, whose protein sequence is MDQGCGESDASRRRLRGSLWDPLADLEAVSDRVRRRFADTPPLAERVALLGCSFGGNMALAHLGRPSGAARHPALILDSTPLVRWKDMLGEQLRRERQGARWRTPRALADRATASAVSAWTRSPALYRHARRSARQQSGVALLYIVGERESLFDARVSRRFVEDHWAGHAETWRVSRGRHPASHVVAPQEYARRVSEFLAKDYGVPLTRGEQAEAGSHGA, encoded by the coding sequence ATGGATCAAGGCTGCGGCGAGAGCGATGCCTCCCGCCGCAGGTTGCGCGGCAGTCTGTGGGACCCGCTGGCGGACCTGGAGGCCGTGTCGGACCGGGTACGAAGGCGCTTCGCGGACACCCCGCCGCTGGCCGAACGGGTGGCACTGCTCGGCTGTTCCTTCGGCGGCAACATGGCCCTCGCGCACCTGGGCAGGCCGTCCGGCGCGGCACGCCACCCCGCCCTGATTCTCGACTCCACTCCGCTGGTGCGCTGGAAGGACATGCTCGGCGAGCAGCTGCGCCGGGAGCGCCAGGGCGCTCGATGGCGGACACCGCGGGCGCTGGCCGACCGGGCGACGGCGTCCGCCGTGTCGGCCTGGACGAGGTCACCGGCGCTGTACCGGCACGCGCGCCGGTCGGCCCGGCAGCAGTCCGGGGTGGCACTGCTGTACATCGTGGGCGAGCGGGAGTCGCTGTTCGACGCGCGGGTCAGCCGTCGATTCGTCGAGGACCACTGGGCCGGCCACGCGGAGACCTGGCGGGTGTCGAGGGGCCGGCATCCGGCCAGCCATGTGGTGGCACCGCAGGAGTACGCCCGACGCGTGAGCGAATTCCTGGCGAAGGACTACGGTGTCCCGCTGACCCGCGGGGAACAGGCCGAGGCGGGGAGCCATGGGGCCTGA
- a CDS encoding DUF4232 domain-containing protein, whose amino-acid sequence MSTVRRAVVGLAVVSGLVLTACGPAEDDASSGGEGPTASTTESVKPSTPSASAGKGSPSGGDGSSPDPDYDVFPCSTFDVKFTATLAESTTSSYLLKITNKGTKACKVLGHPVVTFGDLDGQATERGEAPGIEDASRLEAGESAYAGLMGGVDDGTGKTVDSIAMTMNTESDLEQTPLKVSTPGLYVSDKNSVTAWVGNAEDALSL is encoded by the coding sequence ATGAGTACTGTTCGTAGAGCTGTTGTGGGTCTCGCCGTCGTGTCCGGCCTGGTCCTGACTGCCTGTGGCCCTGCCGAGGACGACGCGTCGAGCGGGGGCGAGGGGCCCACCGCGAGCACGACGGAGTCTGTGAAGCCGTCGACACCGTCGGCGTCCGCAGGCAAGGGCTCGCCCAGCGGCGGGGACGGCTCGTCGCCCGACCCCGACTACGACGTCTTTCCCTGCAGCACCTTCGACGTGAAGTTCACCGCGACCCTGGCGGAGTCCACGACCAGTAGCTACCTGCTGAAGATCACCAACAAGGGAACCAAGGCGTGCAAGGTGCTGGGCCATCCGGTCGTGACCTTCGGTGATCTGGATGGGCAGGCCACGGAGCGAGGCGAGGCCCCCGGTATCGAAGACGCGTCCAGGCTGGAGGCGGGCGAGTCGGCATACGCCGGGCTCATGGGCGGTGTCGACGACGGCACAGGGAAGACCGTCGACTCGATCGCGATGACCATGAACACCGAGTCCGATCTGGAGCAGACGCCACTCAAGGTGTCGACCCCCGGCCTGTACGTCTCCGACAAGAACTCCGTGACCGCGTGGGTGGGTAACGCGGAGGACGCGCTCAGCTTGTAG
- a CDS encoding SMI1/KNR4 family protein, with amino-acid sequence MTDITAFDWRPFLLRWSGEWADSLPDGETRGEDDEAALRARWLGFPPASQERIAAMEERLGRRMPPSYREFLKVSDGWRHAGGFVWLLAGTEDAHWHNNESELADMFEEYLDEDAGPDERREADLWRRGLQLDVESDVTHVLLDPEDVGEDGEWAVYTWASWRAEPPERHANFLEFMRDMYREFHSLRAHRSDGEPVFANDTTRKLDARVEEVRLEALRGDWERAVKALDEAKEYGRPRAAGLGDQIRRLLGETYMVYFDGLVTDPRYARELLPPLVAEHAAHSYRDDSTLTYHLRGADDDLVALAYATLDQVRNGTYRYTAAGPFGEAVARARELARWGDTDGAWGTLRDAVPLWEPLGPDHLAPLGWVADPVLGPLLTPERGRELLSTPRGGQAGEAPRPTAGLDPGDLTWLAEPDPGNNRTSYRFVLVEGVEPEELPGRLADGDGDGTVLNEPMTLWEARRRSLHNKREFSSYEDRALMAVGRAGTDWSFAFDGDPAPFNRERFVSPASAASAGTRAVVVWSGLRAGHGEPFFHLSVARDGAEQYAVTYADGEVRSTGEIPGALDPSRFFGDLEDGAEVERSLLRAVTGELGAFLPRHAVVNGRLHTFTTRSWTRPPRDGESYMVIRMHGEAARPADGERPGDDGQGSR; translated from the coding sequence ATGACGGACATCACGGCATTCGACTGGCGGCCCTTCCTGCTCAGGTGGAGCGGCGAGTGGGCAGATTCCCTGCCGGACGGCGAGACGCGGGGCGAGGACGACGAGGCCGCGCTACGGGCGCGGTGGCTGGGATTCCCACCCGCGTCGCAGGAGCGGATCGCAGCGATGGAGGAGCGCCTCGGCCGACGGATGCCCCCGTCGTACCGGGAGTTCCTCAAGGTCAGCGACGGATGGCGGCACGCGGGCGGGTTCGTGTGGCTGCTGGCGGGGACCGAGGACGCGCACTGGCACAACAACGAGTCGGAGCTCGCGGACATGTTCGAGGAGTATCTGGACGAGGACGCCGGGCCCGACGAGCGGCGGGAGGCGGACCTCTGGCGGCGCGGGCTGCAGCTCGACGTCGAATCCGACGTCACCCACGTCCTCCTGGATCCCGAGGACGTGGGTGAGGACGGTGAGTGGGCCGTGTACACGTGGGCGAGCTGGCGGGCCGAACCGCCCGAGCGGCACGCGAACTTCCTTGAGTTCATGCGGGACATGTACCGGGAGTTCCACAGCCTGCGTGCGCACCGGAGCGACGGGGAGCCGGTGTTCGCCAACGACACGACGCGAAAGCTGGACGCTCGGGTGGAGGAGGTCCGGCTGGAGGCGCTGCGCGGCGACTGGGAACGGGCCGTGAAGGCTCTGGACGAGGCCAAGGAGTACGGCAGACCGCGGGCCGCCGGGCTGGGCGACCAGATACGCCGGCTACTCGGTGAGACCTACATGGTGTACTTCGACGGCCTGGTGACGGACCCGCGATACGCGCGCGAGCTGCTGCCACCGCTGGTCGCCGAGCATGCGGCGCACTCGTACCGGGACGACTCCACGCTGACGTACCACCTGCGGGGCGCCGACGACGACCTGGTGGCCCTGGCCTACGCGACGCTGGATCAGGTGCGGAACGGCACGTACCGGTACACGGCGGCTGGACCGTTCGGGGAAGCGGTCGCGCGGGCGCGGGAGCTGGCACGGTGGGGGGACACCGACGGGGCGTGGGGGACGCTGAGGGACGCCGTGCCCCTGTGGGAGCCGCTGGGACCGGACCATCTGGCGCCGCTGGGCTGGGTGGCCGACCCCGTGCTCGGGCCGCTGCTGACCCCGGAGCGGGGCCGGGAGCTGCTGTCCACGCCGAGGGGCGGTCAGGCCGGCGAGGCTCCGAGGCCGACGGCCGGGCTCGACCCGGGTGACCTGACGTGGCTCGCGGAGCCGGACCCGGGCAACAACCGCACCTCCTACCGGTTCGTCCTGGTGGAAGGGGTGGAGCCGGAGGAGTTGCCCGGACGGCTCGCAGACGGGGACGGGGACGGCACCGTGCTGAACGAACCGATGACCCTCTGGGAGGCGCGCCGCAGATCGCTGCACAACAAGAGGGAGTTCTCGTCCTACGAGGACAGGGCTCTCATGGCGGTCGGCCGGGCCGGCACCGATTGGAGCTTCGCCTTCGACGGCGATCCCGCCCCGTTCAACCGCGAGCGGTTCGTCTCACCGGCCTCGGCCGCCAGCGCGGGCACCCGCGCGGTGGTGGTGTGGAGCGGCCTGAGGGCGGGGCACGGGGAGCCGTTCTTCCACCTTTCGGTGGCGCGAGACGGTGCCGAGCAGTACGCGGTCACCTACGCGGACGGAGAGGTCCGGTCAACCGGGGAGATACCGGGGGCGCTGGATCCCAGCCGGTTCTTCGGTGACCTGGAGGACGGCGCCGAGGTGGAACGGTCGCTGCTGCGAGCGGTGACCGGGGAGTTGGGTGCCTTTCTGCCACGTCATGCCGTCGTGAACGGACGGCTGCACACATTCACCACCCGTTCCTGGACGCGACCGCCGAGGGACGGCGAGTCGTACATGGTGATCCGCATGCACGGGGAAGCCGCGCGTCCGGCGGACGGCGAGCGGCCGGGAGACGACGGGCAGGGAAGCAGATAA